One region of Triticum aestivum cultivar Chinese Spring chromosome 6B, IWGSC CS RefSeq v2.1, whole genome shotgun sequence genomic DNA includes:
- the LOC123134704 gene encoding uncharacterized protein, with protein sequence MGGDLQRRGGAVRFRMPRRRALAAGPPLLPGAAAQGERRRKKMAVARLGGGRGGFFGAVRRLRMRWVAAAYRRALRRLRAFYARALEDLLEGAAAVSMMQSNYAGADCSFGTAFAPAVTVGNRY encoded by the coding sequence atGGGAGGAGACCtgcagcggcggggcggcgccgtgCGGTTCAGGATGCCGCGGCGCCGGGCGCTGGCGGCGGGGCCGCCGCTGCTgcccggggcggcggcgcagggggagcgcaggaggaagaagatggcggtggCGCGGCTGGGCGGCGGCCGCGGGGGATTCTTCGGGGCGGTGCGCCGGCTGCGGatgcggtgggtggcggcggcctACCGGCGGGCGCTGCGCCGGCTGCGCGCCTTCTACGCCCGGGCGCTGGAGGACCTCCTCGAGGGCGCGGCGGCCGTTAGCATGATGCAATCCAACTACGCCGGCGCCGACTGCTCCTTCGGCACCGCCTTCGCTCCCGCCGTCACCGTCGGCAACCGCTACTGA